In Thermodesulfobacteriota bacterium, the genomic stretch AGGGCTCGGAAGACACGAACTCCATGACCAGGATGGAGGCCTTCGTCCACCAGGCGAGGGAGTTCAAGGAGAGGCGCTCCCCCGGGGTCCAGGCGGACGGAAGGGTCTGAGCCCATGCCCGAGGGCCCGCTAATGGTCGTTATCCTTGCGGCCCTCGGGCTCCTCGTCGCGCTTGCGGCTGCGTTCGCGGTAGTATCGGCTTCGCGGGCCAGGCGCGCCTACATCTCAGCCGAGATGTCTTCCATCAGGTCCGAACTCCAGGACTCGATATCCCAGAGCGTAAGGCACATAAACAGCCAGCTCATCATGCTTTCCGGGCAGGTGGCGGAGGAGCTCTCCGCCGTTACGGCCCAGATGAGCGCGTCTTCAGGCCAGATGAATTCCCGGATGGACAACTCGAACAGGACGGTAAGCGAGATAAAGCAGGCCCTAGGGGAGCTCTCGAAGGCGACCGAGCAGGTCTACGAGGTGGGAAGGAGCATATCCGGGCTTGAGAAGGTCCTCTCCGCACCCAAGGCAAGGGGAGGCCTCGGCGAGCTTTTTCTTTCCGAGCTCCTTTCCGAGTGCCTGCCCTCGAAGCGCTTCGAGCTCCAGTACGGGTTCAGGGACGGCGCCCGGGTGGACGCGGTCGTGAGGCTCAGGGAAGGGCTGGTGCCCATAGACTCCAAATTTCCGCTCGATAATTTCAGGCGCATCGTCGAGGCCGGGACCGACGAGGAGAGGCGCGCGGCTTCAAGGAGGTTCTCCTCGGACTGCAGGAGGCACATCGATTCCATCGCCTCGGCCTATATCCGCCCCTCGGAAGGCACGCTGGATTTCGCCCTCATGTACGTCCCCTCGGAGAGCGTCTATTACGAGCTCATAACCGGCAGAGAAGAATGCGGGGCCGCGCTTTCCGAGTATGCAGTCTCAAAAAAGGTCGTGCCGGTCTCCCCGAACAGCTTCTATGCGTACCTCCAGACCATAGCGATGGGACTCAGGGGCATGGAGATAGAGGCGAGGGCAGGGGAGATGCTGGCCCACCTTTCGGGCCTGAGGGGCGAGTTCGAGAAGTTCTCGGCAGACCTCGAAACCCTCGGGCGGCACCTGTCATTTGCCCGGTCCAAATACGACGAGCTTGAGAGAAAGGCGGGGCTGCTGAGTGAAAGGCTCGATTGGTCGGGGCTTGGAAGGGACAGTGAGCTGCGACAGCCTTGAGCCTTATTCCAACCGGGCAGGCTCAGGCCACCCTTCGGCGCTGCTCCCGAGAGGGACATCCGCTCCTGGCTCGGCGCTTTTTTCAAGGATGGCCTGGACACGCCGCTGCATCTCATTGAGCTTGAGTATCATCTCGTTCGCCTGCGAGCCCTTCAGGTTGGAATACACTATGAGCTTCAGCTCTGACAGGTCGTTTTGCAGGGCATTGAGGTCGCCCTCGAGCCTGCCGAGCTTTTCCTGGGCCGTGTCGTTCTGAGCCTTGATCTTCATGTACATCTCTGTGAGCCCGGAAAGGGTCCTGCCGCGCTCGCGGACCTTTGTCTCAAGGAGCTGTATCTCCGCGTTCTTTTCCATCCGCTCCCTGTGGAGTTGCTCAAGGAGGATGGTCACCCTGCCTTCGTGCGCCGTTTTGGATACGCAGCCTGTGAAAAGCCCAGCCGAGACGAGGACCAGTAACGTTGTAATGGTGCGTTTTTTCATTGTTTTTCCGTGATGCGCGTCGTGCTTCTAATGGTCGTTCGTTTCCGGGTCTGATTATACCAGACGAAGCGGCCGCTTTGAAGAGAATTGCACATGCAGGCCCGGCCCTTTCTGCTATAATCAAAAATGTGCCTTATGCCTGGAGGGTGAAAGTATTTGACTTGTCTCAGCGTTCTGGTATAATTTCGTGTCTTTCTACAAACAGGGCCTTTTCATCCAAGCCCGCAAAACCCGAATTAATTTCCATTGTGGAGGGGGTGTTAACTTTTGTCAGAGGTCAAGGTATTTGACGACCAGCTTGAGAAGGCGCTCAAGATCCTCAAGCGCAAGCTCGCTCAGGACGGGACCTTCAAAGAGATAAAGAAGAGAAGGTTCTACGAGAAGCCGAGCGTCAAGAAGAAGAGAAAGCGCCAGGAAGCGGCAAAGCGCCGCGCCAAGGCGTCGAAAAAGAGCGCCAGAAGGGTCCAGGAGTAAGCGGCTTTAGCCCCCTCTCGGAAACTTGGAACGGCCCCGGTTTACCGGGGCCGTTTTTTATTGAGGCAACCTCTAGCGGGCTGCTGAAAAAGTCGTTCTCCGTCGAAGGCTATGTCGCTGGCTACGAAGGCGTACACTAAAAGTGCGCCTCATTCCTCGCTCGCCTATTCCAACGGGGCCTCGCATCTGGAGCTTTTTAAGCAGCCTGAATAAAAACGGAGTTTTTTCAGCAATCTCTAAAAATTAGAGGTTGCCTTTATAGCAGTTCTCCGGATTTGGACATGCATGGCGTCCAGGGTGCTCATTCCCCCTCGCGTTCCAGTCCCTTCGAGCTTTCGCGCACAAGCGTCTCGACAACGGTTGGGTCCGCAAGCGTGGAGGTGTCGCCGAGTTCTGTGGAGCCCTGGGCTATCTGCCTCAAGATCCTCCGCATTATCTTGCCGCTCCTGGTCTTGGGTAGCCCGGTTGCGAATAGTATGCGGTCAGGCTTGGCAATGGGGCTTATCTCCTGTTTCACGTGGTCTTCGACGTGCCTCGAAAGCTCGGGCGAGGGGCTTACCCCTTCCTTCAGGACCACGAAGGCGTATATGCCCTCCCCTTTCACGGCATGGGGAAAGCCGACCACGGCCGCCTCTGCCACGGCCTCGTCGGAGACTATGGCGCTCTCTATCTCGGCTGTCCCCAGCCTGTGGCCGGATACGTTAAGTACGTCGTCTATCCTCCCCATGAGCCAGAAATCCCCGTCCTCGTCCACCCTTGCGCCGTCGCCGCTCGTGTAATAGCCCGGAAAGCGGCTGAAGTAGACCTCTTTTATCCGCTTGTTCTCCGGGTCGCCGTAAGTGCCCCTGAGCATGCCGGGCCAGGGCTTTTCAATTACGAGATAGCCGCCCTCGTTTACACCTGCCGGGCTGCCGTCCTCGCGGAGCACCCTGGGCGCTATCCCGAAAAAAGGCCTCGTCGCGGAGCCGGGCTTGAGCGTCGTCGCGCCCGGGAGAGGCGAGATGAGTATCCCGCCAGTCTCGGTCTGCCACCATGTGTCCACGATAGGGAGACGGCCCTTGCCAACGTGGAGGTGATACCACATCCATGCCTCGGGGTTTATGGGCTCCCCGACCGAGCCGAGGACGCGGAGGCTTGAAAGGTCGTATTTCCCTACCCATTCCGGCCCGCTCCGCATGAGCGCCCGTATGGCGGTAGGCGCGGTGTAGAATATATTGACCCTGTGCTTCTCGACTATCTCCCAGAACCTGCCGGGGTCGGGCCAGGTCGGGATGCCCTCGAACATGAGGGAGGTCGCGCCGCAGGCGAGCGGGCCGTAAAGTATGTAGCTGTGGCCGGTAACCCAGCCTATATCGGCGGTGCAGAAGTAGATGTCTTCTTCCCTGTAGTCGAATATCCATTTGAAGGTGAGGGCCGAGAATACGAGATAGCCGCCGGTAGTGTGTAGGACCCCCTTGGGCTTGCCCGTAGACCCGCTCGTATAGAGGATGAAGAGCGGGTCCTCGGAGTCCATGTCCTCGGGCTCGCAAACGCCCGTTATGCCAGGGGCTGCGGCCTCCTCGTGCCACCAGGCGTCCCGCCCGGCCTTCATGGGCACTGGAGCGCCGGTCCTTTTCGCGACAATTACCCTTCTTACGCCGGGGCATTCGGCAAGGGCCGCGTCGGCGTTCTCCTTCATGGGTATGTTCCTGCCGCCCCTTATGCCCTCGTCGGAAGTTACAAGGAGCCTGGAGTCGGAATCGAGGATCCTGTCCCTCAGGGACGCGGCGCTGAAGCCTCCGAAGACGACGCTGTGGATCGCGCCTATCCGGGCCGAGGCGAGCACCGCTATGGCGAGCTCCGGTATCATCGGGAGGTATATGGTTACCCGGTCGCCTTTTTTTACCCCGTTGGCCCGGAGCACGTTCGCGAAGCGGTTGACCTCATAGGAGAGCTGCTGGTAGGTGAAGGTCCGGTAGGAGCCGTCGTCGCCCTCCCATATGAGGGCGGCCTTGTTCCTCCTCGGGCCCTTCAGGTGGCGGTCGAGGCAGTTATGGGAGGCGTTGAGCCTGCCGTTCAGGTACCATTTGACGGAAGGTTTTTTAAAGTCCCATTCGGAGACCCTGTCCCAGGGCCTCGTCCAGTCGAGTATGCCGGCCATCCGGTGCCAGAAGCCGTCAGGGTCCTCGATAGACTCCCTGTAGAGCCTTTCGTACTCCTCCGGCCCCTTGACATGGGCCGATTCCATTATCTCCGGGGTCGGCGGAAAGAGCCTTTTTTCGTGAAGGAGCACTTCCAGGGACCTGTCGTTCTGCATCGCTGCACCTCCGAAGGGTTAGGCCCGGTCAAGCCTTCAAAGAAGATAAGGCTGCCTCTAAAAATGATTATTTTTCCTGATCTCTGTGTCAGGGCGGAAATAAAAATGCTCACATATTCCGATATATGCTGCGCTTTTTATTTCCGCCCTTCCTTGACCTCAGAAAAAATTCCTGATTTTTAGAGGCACCCATAACTTAACTTAACGCCAACCGGGTGTCAAGGGCGCGGGGTTTCACGGCCTTGCATAAAAACGGCGCATGTGTTAAGAAATCTTGATAGGCAACCTCTATAAATTGATCTTTTCCCCGGACTCTGCGTCAGGGCGTGAATAAAAATGCTCACATATTGTCATATATGCTCCGCTTTTTATTCCCGCCCTTCCTTGATTGCGGGAAAAATCTCTAATTTTTAGAAGTTGCCGATATTCTTAACGCAATCCGGTCCCGTTTAAGCCCAGGGGACATGAAAGGCTTTTTTGATGAGCATAGCCTCTGTCAGGGGTTTTAACGACATACTGCCGCCCGAGTCCGGGCTCTGGAGGCACATAGAGGAGACCGCCTGGTCGGTCTTCCGGACCTACGGCTTCTCTGAGATAAAGCTCCCGATCGTCGAAAAGACCGAGCTCTTCCTCCGCTCCATAGGCGAGACGACCGACATAGTCGAGAAGGAGATGTACACTTTCACCGACCGCCACGGCGACTCCATCACCCTGAGGCCGGAGGGCACGGCCCCGGCGGTCAGGGCCTATATCGAGAGGAAGCTCTACACCGCCCCTGTTACGAGGCTTTACTATACCGGCCCAATGTTCCGCTACGAGCGGCCGCAAAAGGGCAGGTACCGCCAGTTCTACCAGCTCGGGGCAGAGGTTTTCGGCGATGAGAGCCCGAGGGCGGACGCCGAGACCATTTCCATGCTCATGAGGTACTTCGGGAAGCTCGGGGTCGAGGGGGCCGCGCTCCAGATAAATTCCCTTGGGGACCGGAACTGCAGGCCCGCCTACAAGGAAAAGCTGTATAATTACCTGAAGGAGAGGACAGGGGACCTTTGCGAGAACTGCCTTAAGAGGATAGACGCGAACCCGCTACGGGCGCTCGACTGCAAGGTCCCGGGCTGCATAGAGGCCACGAAAAACGCCCCTTCGATACTCGAGTCGCTATGCGAGCCATGCGGAGGGCACTTCAGCGAGGTCAGGCGTTTCCTGTCGCTCTACGGCGTAACGCCCGTATTGAACCCGAGGATGGTAAGGGGGCTCGACTACTACACCCGGACGACCTTCGAAATAACAGCCGATACGGGACTCGGCTCCCAGAACGCGGTCGCGGCGGGCGGCAGGTACGATAATCTCGTATCCGAGCTCGGCGGCCCGGATACGCCCTGCTTCGGGTTTGCGGCCGGGATAGAGAGGCTCGCGCTCATAATGAAGGGCGGCGCGCCGGGAAAGCCCCTTACGGTATTCATCGCCCTGGGCGACGAGGCGGTCCGGAAGGGCATAGAGCTTATTTCCGCCTGGAGGGATGCCGGCATAAGGGTCGTCGAGGACTTCTCCGCAGGGGCGCTCAAGAACAGGATGAAGAAGGCCAACAGGCTCTCTGCCGACTTCGTGGTCATACTCGGAGAGAACGAATTAAAGACCGGGACCGTCACGATTAAGGACATGAAAAAAGCCGAGCAGGCCGATGTCGAGTGGCACAGGGCGGCCCTTGTAATCTCCGGAGGGAATAGGGAATGACGGACCTGCCGTTCAGCGAAAGCCTCCTCGTCGTCTTCAGCGCCGCGGCCATATTCATCGCCGTCTCCATAGGCGTACTCCTTATACTCTGGATAGCCCTGCCGTTCGCGGTATTCGGCATTAAGGGCCTCATAAGGGACCTGATAGGTGAGCAGGAGAAGACGAACCGGCTCCTTGGCGAGCTTCTGGCGGCCTTAAGGGATAAAGAAAAACCGGGGCCTGCCGAAAAGAGCGAAGGGCCGGGTTTTTAGGCCAGGCTAAAAGATCTTGGTCCCCTCTTTTCTAAAGAGGGGGTAGGGGAGATTATGAAGTCTTTTATAATCCCCCTTTGTCCCTCTTTAAAAAAGGGGGAAATTCAGTCGGGCTCTCAGCCGACCAAACAAAATGACCTGCTTCCAAGCCGCAGTGGGTTGGTTTTAAAATGGACTGTAAATGAGCGATAAAAAGACGCTTACGCTGGATTTCGTAACCGGGCTCCTTGTAAAAAGGAAGCTCCTGAGCCCTGCGGAGGAGAGGGAGGTCGCGATAAAGGGCGAGGCCCAGAGGGCGCGCCTCAGGAAATCCCACGATTCCTTCTATTCCTCAAAGCGCCTGCAGACCATATCCGAGACGGTCTCCCCCGCCGAGGTAATAGCCTCTTTTGAGATCCGGATACCCGGCACCGAGAAATACCTGACCGAGGACGCCATAACCGAGGCCATAGCCGCCGAGGTGGGCTTGCCGTATCTCAAGATCGACCCCCTCAAGCTCAACCTCGACATCGTCACGTCCCACATCCCGAGGCCCTTTGCCCAGCGCTATCTTGTGGTGCCGGTAGAGGAAAAAGCGGGTGTCGTCACCCTCGCCGTCGCGGACCCCTTCAACCTCGAGGCGGTCGAGAGCCTCAAGGCCACGAGGAAGATGAAAGTAGAGCTCGTCCTGAGCTCCAAGAGCGACATCCTGAAGATAGTAAGGGAGTTCTACGGCTTCAGGTACTCGGTCGGGGCCGCCGAGAAGGAGTCCTCGGCGATAGGCGACCTGGGTAACCTCGAACAGTACGTGAGGCTCAAGGGCTCGGTCGAGCTAGAGGCTACCGACC encodes the following:
- a CDS encoding DNA recombination protein RmuC, with product MPEGPLMVVILAALGLLVALAAAFAVVSASRARRAYISAEMSSIRSELQDSISQSVRHINSQLIMLSGQVAEELSAVTAQMSASSGQMNSRMDNSNRTVSEIKQALGELSKATEQVYEVGRSISGLEKVLSAPKARGGLGELFLSELLSECLPSKRFELQYGFRDGARVDAVVRLREGLVPIDSKFPLDNFRRIVEAGTDEERRAASRRFSSDCRRHIDSIASAYIRPSEGTLDFALMYVPSESVYYELITGREECGAALSEYAVSKKVVPVSPNSFYAYLQTIAMGLRGMEIEARAGEMLAHLSGLRGEFEKFSADLETLGRHLSFARSKYDELERKAGLLSERLDWSGLGRDSELRQP
- the rpsU gene encoding 30S ribosomal protein S21 — protein: MSEVKVFDDQLEKALKILKRKLAQDGTFKEIKKRRFYEKPSVKKKRKRQEAAKRRAKASKKSARRVQE
- the acs gene encoding acetate--CoA ligase, which gives rise to MQNDRSLEVLLHEKRLFPPTPEIMESAHVKGPEEYERLYRESIEDPDGFWHRMAGILDWTRPWDRVSEWDFKKPSVKWYLNGRLNASHNCLDRHLKGPRRNKAALIWEGDDGSYRTFTYQQLSYEVNRFANVLRANGVKKGDRVTIYLPMIPELAIAVLASARIGAIHSVVFGGFSAASLRDRILDSDSRLLVTSDEGIRGGRNIPMKENADAALAECPGVRRVIVAKRTGAPVPMKAGRDAWWHEEAAAPGITGVCEPEDMDSEDPLFILYTSGSTGKPKGVLHTTGGYLVFSALTFKWIFDYREEDIYFCTADIGWVTGHSYILYGPLACGATSLMFEGIPTWPDPGRFWEIVEKHRVNIFYTAPTAIRALMRSGPEWVGKYDLSSLRVLGSVGEPINPEAWMWYHLHVGKGRLPIVDTWWQTETGGILISPLPGATTLKPGSATRPFFGIAPRVLREDGSPAGVNEGGYLVIEKPWPGMLRGTYGDPENKRIKEVYFSRFPGYYTSGDGARVDEDGDFWLMGRIDDVLNVSGHRLGTAEIESAIVSDEAVAEAAVVGFPHAVKGEGIYAFVVLKEGVSPSPELSRHVEDHVKQEISPIAKPDRILFATGLPKTRSGKIMRRILRQIAQGSTELGDTSTLADPTVVETLVRESSKGLEREGE
- the hisS gene encoding histidine--tRNA ligase; the encoded protein is MSIASVRGFNDILPPESGLWRHIEETAWSVFRTYGFSEIKLPIVEKTELFLRSIGETTDIVEKEMYTFTDRHGDSITLRPEGTAPAVRAYIERKLYTAPVTRLYYTGPMFRYERPQKGRYRQFYQLGAEVFGDESPRADAETISMLMRYFGKLGVEGAALQINSLGDRNCRPAYKEKLYNYLKERTGDLCENCLKRIDANPLRALDCKVPGCIEATKNAPSILESLCEPCGGHFSEVRRFLSLYGVTPVLNPRMVRGLDYYTRTTFEITADTGLGSQNAVAAGGRYDNLVSELGGPDTPCFGFAAGIERLALIMKGGAPGKPLTVFIALGDEAVRKGIELISAWRDAGIRVVEDFSAGALKNRMKKANRLSADFVVILGENELKTGTVTIKDMKKAEQADVEWHRAALVISGGNRE